One Actinomyces marmotae DNA window includes the following coding sequences:
- the epsC gene encoding serine O-acetyltransferase EpsC: MSHSHRSLLAQAKEDLATARRRDPAARTSAEVALLYPGVHAVWAYRAAHRLWNGGHRFAARALSQAARNLTGIEIHPAAKIGERFFIDHGMGVVIGETAEVGDDVLMYHGVTLGGVSMNPGKRHPTIGNNVQIGAGAKVLGPVTVEDGAKIGANAVLIKNVPQGHVAVGVPSRVRDPKVDPELMTDPTIYI, encoded by the coding sequence ATGTCCCACAGCCACCGCTCCCTACTGGCGCAGGCCAAGGAGGACCTCGCCACCGCGCGGCGCAGGGACCCGGCCGCCCGGACGAGCGCCGAGGTCGCCCTCCTCTACCCCGGTGTTCACGCCGTGTGGGCCTACCGGGCCGCGCACCGGCTGTGGAACGGCGGGCACCGCTTCGCCGCCCGCGCCCTGTCCCAGGCCGCCCGCAATCTCACCGGCATCGAGATCCACCCCGCCGCCAAGATCGGCGAGCGCTTCTTCATCGACCACGGCATGGGGGTGGTCATCGGCGAGACCGCGGAGGTGGGCGACGACGTCCTCATGTACCACGGGGTCACGCTCGGCGGGGTCTCCATGAACCCCGGCAAGCGCCACCCCACGATCGGCAACAACGTGCAGATCGGGGCCGGGGCGAAAGTGCTGGGGCCGGTCACCGTGGAGGACGGCGCGAAGATCGGCGCCAACGCGGTGCTCATCAAGAACGTCCCCCAGGGGCATGTCGCGGTCGGCGTGCCCAGCCGCGTGCGCGACCCCAAGGTCGATCCCGAACTCATGACCGATCCCACCATCTACATCTGA
- the cysK gene encoding cysteine synthase A has translation MSHASSIAENVTDLVGSTPLVRINRVISGPATVLAKVEAFEPASSVKDRIALSIVRAAEASGQLKPGGTIIEATSGNTGVGLSMVGAALGYKVIITMPETFSKERRALMRAFGAELVLTTEGGVAGAAKRAAEIQAATPNSILASQFTNPANPKVHRETTAREIIEATGGKIDVFVAGIGTGGTLTGVGTVLRKELPDVKIFGIEPAESPFLQEGNWNPHKIQGLGANIVPEVLDQGIWDELLHVSSDDALAYARRAAREEGLLVGISSGAALAGADLLSQRPELEGKTIVTVLPDTGERYLSTPLYAEYLN, from the coding sequence ATGTCCCACGCATCCTCCATCGCCGAGAACGTCACCGACCTCGTCGGCTCCACCCCGCTGGTCCGCATCAACCGCGTCATCTCCGGCCCCGCCACGGTCCTGGCCAAGGTCGAGGCCTTCGAGCCCGCCAGCAGCGTCAAGGACCGCATCGCCCTGTCGATCGTGCGCGCGGCCGAGGCCTCCGGACAGCTCAAGCCCGGCGGGACCATCATCGAGGCCACGAGCGGCAACACCGGCGTCGGCCTGTCCATGGTCGGGGCCGCCCTGGGCTACAAGGTCATCATCACGATGCCGGAGACCTTCTCCAAGGAGCGCCGGGCCCTCATGCGCGCCTTTGGCGCCGAGCTGGTCCTGACCACCGAGGGCGGGGTGGCCGGGGCCGCCAAGCGCGCCGCCGAGATCCAGGCCGCCACCCCAAACTCGATCCTGGCGTCCCAGTTCACCAACCCGGCCAACCCCAAGGTCCACCGTGAGACCACCGCCCGCGAGATCATCGAGGCCACCGGCGGAAAGATCGACGTCTTCGTCGCGGGCATCGGCACCGGCGGCACGCTCACCGGCGTGGGCACGGTGCTGCGCAAGGAGCTGCCGGACGTCAAGATCTTCGGCATCGAGCCCGCCGAGTCCCCCTTCCTCCAGGAGGGCAACTGGAACCCGCACAAGATCCAGGGCCTGGGCGCGAACATCGTCCCGGAGGTCCTCGACCAGGGGATCTGGGACGAGCTCCTGCACGTCTCCTCCGACGACGCCCTGGCCTACGCCCGCCGCGCCGCGCGCGAGGAGGGCCTGCTCGTGGGCATCTCCTCCGGAGCCGCCCTGGCGGGTGCCGACCTGCTCTCCCAGCGCCCGGAGCTGGAGGGCAAGACGATCGTCACCGTCCTTCCTGACACCGGCGAACGTTACCTCTCCACGCCGCTGTACGCCGAGTACCTCAACTGA
- a CDS encoding ribose-5-phosphate isomerase, translating to MRIHIATDHAAYETKEALVSHLQDAGHEVIDHGAFSYDPDDDYPAFCLEAAQAVVDEPGSLGVVLGGSGNGEQMAANLVDGARCALAWNLETARLTRAHNDANMVSVGGRMHSLEEALAIVDAFIAEPFSGEARHQRRIDQLAAYEAARPGRA from the coding sequence ATGCGCATCCATATCGCCACGGACCACGCCGCTTACGAGACCAAAGAGGCCCTCGTCAGCCACCTTCAGGACGCCGGCCATGAGGTCATCGACCACGGCGCCTTCTCCTACGACCCCGACGACGACTACCCCGCCTTCTGCCTGGAGGCGGCCCAGGCCGTCGTCGACGAGCCCGGCAGCCTCGGGGTGGTGCTGGGTGGCAGCGGGAACGGCGAGCAGATGGCCGCCAACCTCGTCGACGGCGCGCGCTGCGCCCTGGCCTGGAACCTGGAGACGGCACGCCTGACCCGCGCCCACAATGACGCGAACATGGTGAGCGTGGGCGGGCGCATGCACTCACTGGAGGAGGCCCTGGCGATCGTCGACGCCTTTATCGCCGAGCCCTTCAGCGGGGAGGCGCGCCACCAGCGCCGCATCGACCAGTTGGCCGCCTACGAGGCGGCGCGCCCAGGGCGCGCCTGA
- a CDS encoding NAD(P)H-dependent oxidoreductase, with the protein MATETERQSVIATAHRRYATRAFDPDRRVSPEDLRAILEAGRLAPSSFGYEPWKFLVVRDEELRAELAPLAVGAGAVLRGGAELVIILFKRGVVHDSPHAAHIVTDVLGVDFDPDADLSQMFKGFQEQLLGLSSPEDVDHWAQRQTYIALANMLSAAAALDIDSVPVEGFAVSAVTDLLAARGLIDPAEWGVSVMAGFGYRAEEIRPKRRRDYDEVVQVIG; encoded by the coding sequence ATGGCCACCGAGACCGAGCGCCAGTCCGTTATCGCCACCGCCCACCGCCGCTACGCCACTAGGGCCTTCGACCCTGACCGCCGCGTCTCGCCGGAGGACCTGCGCGCGATCCTGGAGGCCGGGCGCCTAGCCCCCTCGTCCTTCGGGTACGAGCCGTGGAAGTTCCTGGTGGTGCGCGACGAGGAACTGCGCGCCGAGCTCGCGCCCCTGGCCGTGGGCGCCGGCGCCGTCCTGCGCGGCGGGGCCGAGCTCGTCATCATCCTGTTCAAGAGGGGCGTGGTCCACGACAGCCCCCACGCCGCGCATATCGTCACCGACGTCCTCGGCGTCGACTTCGATCCCGACGCCGATCTGTCCCAGATGTTCAAGGGCTTCCAGGAGCAGTTGCTCGGCCTGTCCTCGCCCGAGGACGTCGATCACTGGGCCCAGCGGCAGACCTACATCGCGCTGGCCAACATGCTGTCGGCCGCCGCCGCCCTCGACATCGACTCCGTGCCCGTCGAGGGCTTCGCCGTGTCCGCCGTCACCGACCTGCTCGCGGCCCGGGGCCTCATCGATCCCGCCGAGTGGGGGGTGTCGGTGATGGCGGGTTTCGGGTACCGGGCCGAGGAGATCCGCCCTAAGCGCCGCCGCGATTACGACGAGGTCGTCCAGGTCATCGGCTGA
- a CDS encoding glycerate kinase, with protein sequence MRIVLAPDSFKESMTALQAARAMDEGVRDAVPGARTVLMPMSDGGEGFVDAVGASWGADMVCAPSADALGRPIEAVYGLAGDRAVMDVASCAGLERVAPGERDVLRSSTRGLGMLMAHALEGGARTLIIGLGGSATNDGGLGMLTELGVRLLDASGGPVGPEPARMGLIESVDLAGLSQAAREATILVACDVTNPLTGPNGATAVFGPQKGVSADMVGILDARLARLAELTGARAEAAQPGAGAAGGLGFALSAFLGASMRPGVELVAEAIGLRDAIARADLVLTGEGSVDEQTLNGKAPAGVARLARQEGVPCVVLAGRIKPGAEALLDHGVRDLVKVGSPDEPLAQALARGPENMREAVAGYLRDRL encoded by the coding sequence ATGAGGATCGTGCTCGCGCCGGACTCCTTCAAGGAGAGCATGACGGCGCTCCAGGCCGCCAGGGCCATGGATGAGGGCGTGCGCGACGCCGTCCCCGGGGCTCGCACCGTCCTGATGCCCATGTCCGACGGTGGGGAGGGGTTCGTCGACGCGGTCGGCGCCTCCTGGGGCGCCGACATGGTCTGCGCGCCCAGCGCCGACGCGCTCGGGCGGCCCATCGAGGCCGTCTACGGGCTGGCCGGCGACCGCGCCGTCATGGACGTCGCCAGTTGCGCCGGGCTGGAGCGAGTCGCCCCGGGCGAGCGGGACGTCCTGCGCTCCAGCACGCGCGGCCTGGGCATGCTCATGGCGCACGCGCTGGAAGGCGGCGCCCGCACCCTTATCATCGGCCTGGGCGGGTCAGCGACGAACGACGGCGGGCTGGGCATGCTCACCGAACTCGGCGTCCGCCTCCTCGACGCCTCGGGCGGGCCGGTCGGTCCCGAGCCGGCGCGGATGGGGCTCATCGAGAGCGTCGACCTCGCGGGCCTGTCCCAGGCCGCCCGCGAGGCGACCATCCTCGTGGCCTGCGACGTCACTAACCCGCTGACCGGGCCCAATGGAGCGACGGCGGTGTTCGGGCCCCAGAAGGGCGTCAGCGCCGACATGGTGGGGATCCTCGACGCCCGCCTCGCCCGCCTCGCCGAGCTCACCGGCGCGCGGGCCGAGGCGGCGCAGCCGGGGGCCGGGGCGGCCGGGGGGCTCGGCTTCGCGCTGAGCGCCTTCCTCGGCGCGAGCATGCGCCCCGGCGTCGAGCTCGTCGCCGAGGCCATCGGGCTGCGCGACGCGATCGCGCGGGCCGACCTCGTCCTAACCGGGGAGGGCTCCGTCGACGAGCAGACCCTCAACGGCAAGGCGCCCGCGGGCGTGGCCCGCCTGGCCCGCCAGGAGGGCGTTCCGTGCGTCGTCCTCGCGGGACGGATCAAGCCCGGCGCGGAGGCCCTCCTCGACCACGGCGTTCGCGACCTCGTCAAGGTGGGGTCCCCCGATGAGCCGCTGGCCCAAGCCCTGGCCCGAGGCCCGGAGAACATGCGCGAGGCGGTCGCCGGCTACCTGCGGGACCGCCTCTGA
- a CDS encoding DEAD/DEAH box helicase, whose amino-acid sequence MTPSTPPAHRLRLLDYWWLLELFSPQQVPKRTRPARRGDRRQVIEWRPRQPLPWETLTPEVRRDGTRFVWRHTLYLGVYDLESTYQYLHRAFTNDRDAFDERRGGISACAGVQVDSEGQVVSGSGVLSSSLWAVARLVVHLQRPSSSWGSEFDAAQQGFVAELAERGDAEPGALTSLAHRASGIDAVAELASERVVIESVRVREGGAGDADIDFLNSFFLQDLAAVRQGVATGRCPAALASYLAESGSQVPQAPGGPRIDVMTHDDVVNAGVGADRIPAGRWPSAPHHTLALRQQFAVNRALLDLGPIHGLMGVNGPPGTGKTTMLRDIVAGNVVERARRLAALERADDAFVGQSLRWMSGRHSRVVHALREELTGFEMVVASANNMAVENVSTEIPGAGAIDERWRGRADYFADIASALLAASAPRGEKDGKEPQDPSAGSGALRRHEDGQGRDAEGARRRCAARPAWGLVAARLGSKRNRAAFVSEFWFDKIDWRTRRRRPGTVPRMQSRLRDWARGGAAHPTWQQACASFRQAEQRVAGLVAVRREAQVCRERLGQLRGEQDRADEEMHRLGGLLAEATEGLRGCEQALNEARAQRDVAARVRDRHVQTRPGLLEMLLTLGRATREWRSALAPLDERLRVAEEAEQGLGQQAARLGWQAEALRRELGDAQDVVERLRREERDLRARLADHRERLGRAYPGPQWAGAQRELRAPWLDAELDEARSELFLAALRLHEDFLANAAEKMLESLRAAMEVVSGEAPSTLPEETVRAAWQSLFLVVPVVSTTFASYGRMFARLGPESLGWLLIDEAGQAAPQYAVGAMWRSKRVVAVGDPLQLEPVVTMPRKAMLDIAAAYGVDPLWIPPRASVQSLTDRVSRCGTTLRQGERPVWVSSPLTVHRRCDEPMFSLCNTMAYDGIMISGVGSRANPGDVFDGPDGPRVLRSQWIDVPATKPGSNAQPSQVDRLRILIADLRRQQVSPKRMIAISPFREMAHELEGLTHEYPGLHGGTIHTAQGREADVVFLVLGGDPHRPGAKAWAAQTVNLVNVAASRAKRRLYVIGDRAAWAQHNYFSQLSTALSEGGDGAVRTPS is encoded by the coding sequence ATGACTCCGAGTACCCCGCCCGCCCATCGCCTTCGGCTGCTCGACTACTGGTGGCTGCTCGAGCTGTTCAGCCCGCAGCAGGTCCCCAAGCGCACCAGGCCCGCCAGACGGGGGGATCGGCGCCAGGTCATCGAATGGAGACCGAGGCAGCCGTTGCCCTGGGAGACACTGACCCCCGAGGTGAGGCGTGACGGCACGAGGTTCGTGTGGAGGCACACCCTCTACCTGGGGGTCTACGACCTGGAGAGTACCTACCAGTACCTGCACCGCGCCTTCACTAACGACCGCGATGCCTTCGACGAGCGGCGCGGCGGTATCAGCGCCTGCGCGGGCGTGCAGGTTGACAGTGAAGGGCAGGTCGTGTCGGGCTCGGGGGTGCTGTCCTCCTCCCTGTGGGCCGTCGCCAGGCTCGTCGTGCATCTGCAGAGGCCGAGTTCGTCATGGGGCAGCGAGTTCGACGCCGCCCAGCAGGGCTTCGTCGCCGAGCTGGCTGAGCGTGGTGATGCCGAACCTGGCGCGCTCACCTCTCTCGCGCACCGCGCGTCGGGGATCGACGCCGTGGCCGAGCTCGCGAGCGAGCGCGTCGTCATCGAGTCCGTCCGTGTGCGCGAGGGCGGTGCTGGGGACGCGGATATCGACTTCCTCAACAGCTTCTTCCTCCAGGACCTTGCCGCTGTGCGCCAGGGCGTCGCGACCGGACGGTGCCCGGCGGCGCTGGCCTCATACCTTGCCGAGTCCGGGTCCCAGGTCCCGCAAGCGCCCGGTGGCCCGAGGATCGACGTCATGACTCACGACGACGTCGTCAACGCGGGGGTTGGCGCAGACCGGATTCCCGCGGGCCGATGGCCCTCGGCACCGCATCACACGCTCGCTCTCAGGCAGCAGTTCGCCGTCAACCGTGCCCTGCTAGACCTCGGTCCGATCCACGGCCTCATGGGGGTCAACGGTCCTCCGGGGACGGGAAAGACGACCATGCTGCGCGACATCGTGGCGGGCAACGTCGTCGAGCGGGCGAGGCGCCTGGCGGCGCTGGAGCGTGCAGACGACGCCTTCGTCGGGCAGAGCCTGCGGTGGATGTCGGGGCGCCACTCGCGTGTCGTGCACGCACTGCGTGAGGAGCTGACCGGCTTCGAGATGGTGGTGGCGTCGGCGAACAACATGGCCGTGGAGAACGTCAGCACCGAGATTCCCGGCGCTGGCGCGATCGACGAGCGGTGGCGTGGCCGCGCCGACTACTTCGCGGATATCGCGTCGGCGCTCCTCGCGGCGTCCGCTCCTCGAGGTGAGAAGGATGGCAAGGAACCGCAGGACCCCAGCGCCGGCTCGGGCGCACTCAGGCGGCACGAGGACGGCCAAGGGCGGGACGCCGAGGGCGCTCGTCGCCGGTGCGCCGCTCGCCCCGCGTGGGGGCTCGTAGCCGCACGACTGGGCAGCAAGAGGAACCGGGCTGCCTTCGTCAGCGAGTTCTGGTTCGACAAGATCGACTGGCGAACGAGGCGGCGCCGGCCTGGCACCGTGCCTCGCATGCAGTCACGGCTGAGGGACTGGGCGCGAGGAGGGGCGGCGCACCCGACCTGGCAGCAGGCCTGCGCCTCGTTCCGGCAGGCGGAGCAGCGCGTGGCCGGCCTCGTGGCGGTGCGGCGCGAGGCTCAGGTTTGCCGTGAGCGCCTCGGGCAGCTGCGCGGTGAGCAGGACCGGGCTGATGAGGAGATGCACCGCCTGGGCGGTCTCCTGGCGGAGGCCACTGAGGGACTGCGCGGGTGCGAGCAGGCCCTGAACGAGGCCCGGGCGCAACGTGACGTGGCGGCACGGGTCCGCGACCGACACGTGCAGACGCGTCCTGGTCTCCTCGAGATGCTGCTGACCCTCGGGCGTGCGACCCGCGAGTGGCGCAGCGCTCTGGCCCCGCTCGATGAGCGTCTACGGGTGGCGGAGGAGGCCGAGCAGGGGCTCGGCCAGCAGGCGGCGCGCCTGGGCTGGCAGGCGGAGGCGCTGCGGCGTGAGCTGGGGGACGCCCAGGACGTCGTCGAGCGGCTGCGTCGCGAGGAGAGGGACCTGCGTGCCCGGTTGGCTGACCACCGTGAGCGACTGGGGCGGGCGTACCCCGGCCCTCAGTGGGCCGGGGCGCAGCGTGAGCTGCGCGCCCCCTGGCTCGACGCCGAGCTCGACGAGGCCAGGTCGGAGCTGTTCCTTGCGGCACTGCGCCTGCACGAGGACTTCCTGGCGAACGCCGCCGAGAAGATGCTGGAGAGTCTGCGTGCGGCGATGGAGGTCGTCAGTGGTGAGGCCCCGAGCACGCTGCCTGAGGAGACGGTTCGGGCCGCCTGGCAGAGCCTCTTCCTCGTCGTCCCGGTGGTCTCCACGACCTTCGCGTCCTACGGTCGTATGTTTGCGAGGCTCGGCCCGGAGAGCCTGGGGTGGCTGCTTATCGACGAGGCGGGCCAGGCGGCCCCGCAGTACGCCGTCGGGGCGATGTGGCGCTCGAAGCGTGTGGTAGCTGTTGGTGACCCCCTCCAACTCGAGCCTGTGGTGACGATGCCGCGCAAGGCCATGCTCGATATTGCTGCCGCGTACGGTGTTGATCCGCTGTGGATCCCGCCGCGGGCGTCGGTGCAGAGCCTCACCGACCGGGTCTCCCGCTGTGGGACGACTCTGCGTCAGGGCGAGCGCCCCGTGTGGGTCAGCTCGCCGTTGACGGTGCACCGGCGGTGTGATGAGCCGATGTTCAGCCTGTGCAACACGATGGCGTATGACGGCATCATGATCAGCGGAGTCGGGTCCCGTGCGAACCCGGGTGACGTCTTCGACGGCCCCGACGGTCCTCGTGTGCTGCGCAGCCAGTGGATTGACGTTCCTGCCACCAAGCCAGGATCGAACGCCCAGCCCAGCCAGGTCGACAGGCTGCGGATACTCATCGCTGACCTCCGGCGCCAGCAGGTGAGCCCGAAGCGGATGATTGCGATCTCCCCGTTCCGGGAGATGGCCCATGAGCTGGAGGGGCTCACGCACGAGTATCCGGGGCTTCACGGGGGCACGATCCACACAGCGCAGGGCAGGGAGGCCGACGTCGTCTTCCTCGTCCTGGGAGGTGATCCTCATCGGCCGGGGGCCAAAGCGTGGGCGGCGCAGACGGTCAACCTTGTCAACGTCGCGGCGAGTCGCGCGAAGCGCCGGCTGTACGTCATTGGGGATCGGGCCGCGTGGGCGCAGCACAACTACTTCTCCCAGTTGTCAACGGCGCTGTCAGAGGGCGGGGATGGAGCGGTCAGGACGCCCAGCTGA
- a CDS encoding Hsp20/alpha crystallin family protein: MARTLNPFQDMDRLFTDLTRSPAAVGMPMDLFREGDTFYAEIDLPGVDPASVDVDVDDRTLTVRAERKATAGEGERSWLTRERPTGTFARQLTLGSRVALDRIEAEYSDGVLRLTIPMAENAKPRKISVAHGDSSKVIEA, encoded by the coding sequence ATGGCTCGCACCCTCAACCCCTTCCAGGACATGGACCGGCTCTTCACGGACCTCACCCGCAGCCCCGCCGCCGTCGGCATGCCGATGGACCTGTTCCGCGAGGGCGACACGTTCTACGCGGAGATCGACCTGCCCGGAGTCGACCCCGCCAGCGTGGACGTCGACGTCGATGACCGCACTCTCACCGTGCGCGCGGAGCGCAAGGCCACCGCGGGCGAGGGGGAGCGCTCCTGGCTGACTCGTGAGCGCCCGACGGGGACCTTCGCCCGTCAGCTCACGCTGGGCAGCCGAGTGGCCCTCGATCGCATCGAAGCCGAGTACTCCGACGGCGTGCTCCGCCTGACGATCCCCATGGCCGAGAATGCCAAGCCCCGCAAGATCAGCGTGGCCCACGGCGACAGCTCGAAGGTCATCGAGGCCTGA
- the rpmF gene encoding 50S ribosomal protein L32, translated as MAVPKRKMSRSNTRNRRSQWKAELPQLDTIKVNGREISVPRRLVKAYKTGLLEH; from the coding sequence ATGGCAGTGCCGAAGCGGAAGATGTCCCGCAGCAACACCCGCAACCGCCGCTCGCAGTGGAAGGCCGAGCTCCCCCAGCTCGACACCATCAAGGTGAACGGCCGTGAGATCAGCGTGCCCCGTCGTCTGGTGAAGGCCTACAAGACCGGTCTTCTCGAGCACTGA
- a CDS encoding Fpg/Nei family DNA glycosylase: MPEGHTIHRLAAALTELYGGQALRVSSPQGRFAAGAALLDGRVLLEAQAHGKHLFTAFAPRADVPVGDSAVVWLRIHLGLYGSWTFDGDSRFTAPHAIGAPRRKVGERGEHALRGGGGSALAGLAGGAEDADGGAGHGAGAPSAQPGAWVPPEPRGAVRLRLLGEHGVADLTGPSACEVIDAEGVAAVRRRLGPDPLRADGQREAFVASARARRKAIGELLMDQSVLAGAGNIYRAETLFRCGISPFRAGNRVSLARLRAVWDDLVPLMEYGVATGFITTVDLDDVPSPLPEDDPEAARWYVYHRAGRPCLRCGTPIAQREVAGRRLFWCPACQRA, encoded by the coding sequence ATGCCCGAAGGACACACCATCCACCGACTCGCCGCCGCCCTCACCGAGCTCTACGGCGGGCAGGCGCTGAGAGTCTCCTCGCCCCAGGGCCGCTTCGCCGCCGGGGCCGCCCTCCTCGATGGCCGGGTCCTCCTGGAGGCGCAGGCCCACGGCAAGCACCTCTTCACCGCCTTCGCGCCCCGCGCCGATGTGCCGGTGGGCGACAGCGCCGTCGTCTGGCTGCGTATCCACCTGGGGCTGTACGGTTCATGGACCTTCGACGGCGACTCCCGCTTCACCGCCCCGCACGCCATCGGGGCGCCCAGGCGGAAGGTGGGGGAGCGCGGGGAGCACGCCCTGCGCGGCGGTGGCGGATCGGCGCTGGCGGGCCTGGCGGGAGGCGCCGAGGACGCCGACGGCGGCGCGGGCCATGGGGCCGGCGCGCCCAGCGCCCAGCCAGGGGCGTGGGTGCCGCCCGAGCCGCGCGGCGCCGTCCGGCTGCGCCTGCTCGGTGAGCACGGGGTGGCGGACCTGACCGGGCCGAGCGCCTGTGAGGTGATCGACGCCGAGGGGGTGGCGGCGGTTCGCCGTCGCCTCGGCCCCGACCCGCTTCGCGCCGACGGACAGCGGGAGGCCTTCGTGGCCTCGGCCCGGGCGCGCCGCAAGGCGATCGGCGAGCTGCTCATGGACCAGTCGGTGCTGGCCGGCGCGGGCAACATCTACCGCGCCGAGACGCTCTTCCGCTGCGGCATCAGCCCCTTCAGGGCGGGCAACCGGGTGAGCCTGGCGCGTCTGAGGGCGGTGTGGGACGACCTGGTCCCCCTCATGGAGTACGGGGTGGCCACGGGGTTCATCACGACCGTCGACCTCGACGACGTCCCCTCACCGCTGCCCGAGGATGATCCGGAGGCCGCCCGCTGGTACGTGTATCACCGCGCCGGGCGCCCCTGCCTGCGCTGCGGGACGCCGATCGCGCAGCGGGAGGTCGCCGGGCGCCGTCTCTTCTGGTGCCCGGCCTGCCAGCGCGCCTGA
- a CDS encoding IMPACT family protein, which yields MPVERPMPAKPAPAGGPIPAANPAPVGGAAPYRLTLAPGEQPETDLEVKRSHFLARAERADDEDAARSFIARIRSRHPDARHHCSAFIVPQPGASPASLASPGSPAIERSSDDGEPSGTAGQPILEVLRGSGLTGAAVVVTRYFGGTLLGTGGLVRAYSEAASQALAAAARVSISERALWEVRVPVARAGRLEAELRAAGSADGALAVEGTSWGASDAVILLSTSVGAPSPDELIASLTAGSARPAPAGTRLVESPL from the coding sequence ATGCCCGTCGAGCGCCCCATGCCCGCCAAACCCGCCCCCGCCGGCGGCCCCATTCCCGCCGCCAACCCCGCCCCCGTTGGCGGCGCCGCGCCCTATCGACTGACGCTCGCGCCGGGCGAGCAGCCTGAAACGGACCTGGAGGTCAAGCGATCCCACTTCCTGGCGCGCGCCGAGCGGGCCGATGACGAGGACGCCGCCCGCTCCTTCATCGCCCGCATCCGCTCCCGCCACCCCGACGCCCGCCACCATTGCTCCGCCTTCATCGTCCCCCAGCCGGGCGCCTCCCCTGCCTCCCTTGCCTCCCCCGGCTCCCCCGCGATCGAGCGCTCCAGCGACGACGGCGAGCCCTCGGGCACAGCCGGCCAGCCGATCCTGGAGGTCCTGCGGGGCAGCGGGCTGACCGGGGCGGCCGTCGTCGTCACCCGCTACTTCGGGGGGACCCTGCTGGGCACCGGCGGGCTCGTGCGCGCCTACTCCGAGGCCGCCTCCCAGGCCCTCGCCGCGGCCGCGCGCGTGAGCATCAGCGAGCGGGCGCTGTGGGAGGTGCGGGTGCCGGTGGCGCGGGCCGGCCGCCTGGAGGCCGAGTTGCGCGCCGCGGGGTCGGCCGACGGCGCACTGGCCGTGGAGGGCACGTCCTGGGGAGCGAGCGACGCCGTCATCCTCCTATCCACGTCGGTCGGCGCCCCCTCCCCCGACGAACTCATCGCCTCGCTCACCGCGGGCAGCGCCAGGCCGGCCCCGGCCGGCACGAGACTGGTCGAATCACCTCTGTGA